The following proteins come from a genomic window of Microbacterium sp. SY138:
- a CDS encoding DUF262 domain-containing protein, producing the protein MAEPSDGQIEFEQLGIASVLKRHRLVVPTNQREYAWEEGHIERLFQDIARAITEGDSSYFLGTVVTIRRGPHLEVVDGQQRLATTALLIHAMANHLQGKVEMLEQALRNEFLFTVDRKQLERVPRLTLNSIDNNFFKAVITDEHPRPKPTKPSHELIAESSRLAKAQVRKIVATLDEANHGDHIDRWVTFLEEKAKVVLLIVSDDANAYRMFETLNDRGLRVSQADLVKNYLYGRAGDRLEEAATKWSLIRGTLEALSDEDALIDFLRHSLTVKNGLVREADLYKKVESTVRSPHQVMSFANDLEVLAGTYVAIQNPEHEAWNAHAKTARQAIQVLSMFDIKPMRPLVLAVASRMPTRECDTALRMLVSLGVRLSIVGGTRSGSMETTFGSAAAKVYTGEITTAAALKRALNDIIPMDSQFEERFGTAKVINGKIARYYLRSLEDGREGADDPWWTPIDDPAVVNLEHVLPRKPMNNWPQFGTDVEANAFKTRLGNQALILADDNSRNQSDEFAAKKASFAASSYYFTKWIADAEEWTPVEIDERQRLMAKAAAQIWKV; encoded by the coding sequence GTGGCGGAACCAAGCGATGGTCAGATTGAGTTTGAGCAGCTCGGGATTGCCTCCGTTCTGAAACGACACCGTCTCGTCGTGCCGACTAACCAGCGCGAGTACGCCTGGGAGGAGGGGCACATTGAGCGACTGTTCCAAGACATCGCGCGAGCAATCACTGAAGGAGATTCGTCTTACTTCCTTGGCACGGTTGTCACGATCAGGAGAGGGCCTCATCTTGAGGTCGTGGACGGCCAGCAGCGGCTTGCCACTACCGCCCTCCTCATCCATGCGATGGCTAATCATCTCCAGGGCAAGGTCGAGATGCTCGAGCAAGCCCTCCGAAATGAGTTCCTGTTCACCGTCGACCGCAAGCAACTCGAAAGGGTGCCCCGCCTCACGCTGAACTCCATCGATAACAACTTCTTCAAAGCGGTCATCACTGACGAACACCCGCGTCCGAAGCCCACCAAGCCTTCGCACGAGCTCATCGCTGAATCGTCGAGACTTGCGAAGGCGCAAGTACGGAAGATCGTTGCCACCCTCGACGAGGCCAACCATGGCGATCACATCGACCGGTGGGTGACGTTCCTTGAGGAGAAGGCAAAGGTGGTTCTCCTCATCGTCTCTGACGACGCCAACGCCTACCGGATGTTTGAGACTCTGAACGATCGCGGGCTGCGTGTCTCCCAGGCCGACCTAGTCAAGAACTATCTTTACGGCCGTGCGGGTGACCGCCTGGAGGAAGCGGCCACCAAGTGGTCTCTGATCCGCGGCACACTTGAGGCCCTCTCTGATGAGGATGCGCTGATCGACTTTCTGCGGCACAGTCTCACCGTCAAGAACGGGCTGGTGAGGGAAGCCGACCTCTACAAGAAGGTCGAGTCGACCGTTCGTTCGCCTCATCAAGTTATGAGCTTCGCCAACGATTTGGAGGTGCTGGCAGGCACGTATGTGGCGATTCAAAACCCCGAACACGAGGCGTGGAACGCGCACGCGAAGACCGCGCGACAAGCAATCCAAGTGTTGTCGATGTTTGATATCAAGCCGATGCGACCGCTGGTACTCGCTGTCGCATCGCGCATGCCTACCAGAGAGTGCGATACGGCTCTTCGGATGCTGGTGAGCCTCGGGGTTCGTCTGTCTATAGTCGGCGGAACCAGGTCCGGCTCGATGGAAACTACGTTTGGCTCAGCCGCCGCGAAGGTTTACACCGGGGAGATCACGACGGCCGCCGCGCTCAAGCGAGCGCTGAACGACATTATTCCGATGGACAGCCAGTTTGAGGAGAGGTTCGGCACGGCGAAGGTGATCAACGGGAAAATCGCGCGCTACTACCTCCGGTCTCTCGAAGATGGACGCGAGGGTGCAGACGACCCTTGGTGGACGCCGATCGACGATCCTGCCGTCGTAAACCTTGAGCACGTCTTGCCGCGCAAGCCTATGAATAACTGGCCGCAGTTTGGCACGGACGTTGAGGCCAACGCCTTCAAGACGCGTCTAGGCAACCAAGCGCTGATCCTCGCCGACGACAACTCAAGAAACCAGAGTGATGAGTTCGCGGCGAAGAAGGCTTCCTTCGCCGCTTCCAGCTACTACTTCACCAAATGGATTGCAGATGCTGAAGAGTGGACACCGGTTGAGATCGACGAGCGGCAGCGGCTTATGGCGAAGGCTGCGGCTCAGATCTGGAAAGTCTGA
- a CDS encoding recombinase family protein → MTHEVGYARVSKREQNPEAQEAELRAAGCERVFVDHGESSRVTDRPQWLACLDYLRPGDTLKVRRLDRLAGSERILIETLQDLDAREVNIVSLTEPLIDTTTPMGRALYGIVAVFAQLRVDTIRDNTQRGLDYARSQGRVGGRPSVMTPERIITAERMRAEAQSWESIGRVLGVGPSSVRRALASSVSGAE, encoded by the coding sequence ATGACACATGAAGTCGGATACGCCCGCGTCTCGAAGCGGGAGCAGAACCCCGAGGCGCAGGAGGCCGAGCTGCGCGCCGCCGGCTGCGAACGAGTGTTCGTCGACCATGGCGAGTCCAGCCGCGTCACTGACCGCCCGCAGTGGCTCGCCTGTCTGGATTACCTCCGGCCAGGGGACACTCTCAAGGTCCGCCGACTCGATCGCCTCGCCGGGAGTGAGCGCATCCTTATCGAGACGCTGCAAGACCTCGACGCCCGGGAAGTGAACATTGTCAGTCTCACCGAGCCCTTGATCGACACGACAACCCCGATGGGGCGCGCGCTCTACGGCATCGTCGCCGTTTTCGCCCAGCTCCGCGTCGACACCATCCGTGACAACACGCAGCGCGGCCTCGACTACGCGCGCAGCCAAGGCCGCGTCGGCGGCCGCCCGAGCGTCATGACGCCCGAAAGAATCATCACGGCCGAGCGGATGCGCGCCGAGGCACAGAGTTGGGAGAGTATCGGTCGCGTGCTCGGAGTCGGACCCTCGAGCGTGAGGCGCGCTCTCGCCAGTAGTGTCTCAGGAGCTGAATAG
- a CDS encoding NAD(P)/FAD-dependent oxidoreductase, translating into MSDAFDLLVIGAGMAGTSAANKCAAQGWRVGIVDALPYGGTCALRGCDPKKILRRGAEIVDAARLMNDTGITEGGLRVDWPALMRRKRGFTDGVPKGMEDELTGNGATTFHGHAEFTGPNTLTIDGTTHHADRFLIATGATPRPLTFPGAAHLIDSTQFLDLDALPQRIVFIGGGFISFEFAHIAARAGAQCTIIDHGPRPLREFDPDLVELLTSRTEQAGIHVYRNTNVTAIEAAPAGFQISINTHGTTTRLDADLVVHGAGRVPALDGLHLDAAGIAGSLRGVTVAGHLQSTTNPAVYAAGDAADTAGRPLTPVAVFEGKVAASNMLKGTTTAPDYTGVPTTVFTIPELNRVGLLEEEAATSHNTAVRFTDTSNWYSTYRVAETTAAAKIIIDTDTDQILGAHLLGPGYSELINTFGIAIKLGLTTRQLKSTTATYPSLGSDLGSLL; encoded by the coding sequence GTGAGTGACGCGTTCGATCTGCTGGTCATCGGTGCAGGCATGGCGGGCACGTCCGCTGCGAACAAGTGTGCGGCGCAGGGCTGGCGGGTCGGGATTGTCGACGCGTTGCCCTACGGCGGTACCTGCGCGCTCCGGGGATGCGACCCGAAAAAGATCCTCCGCCGCGGCGCCGAAATCGTCGATGCCGCCCGGCTGATGAACGACACCGGCATTACAGAAGGCGGCCTCCGTGTCGACTGGCCGGCCCTGATGCGGCGCAAGCGCGGCTTCACCGACGGTGTCCCGAAAGGCATGGAAGACGAACTCACCGGCAACGGTGCCACCACTTTTCACGGCCACGCCGAGTTCACTGGCCCGAACACCCTCACCATCGATGGCACTACCCACCACGCCGACCGCTTCCTCATCGCCACCGGGGCCACCCCGAGGCCGTTGACGTTCCCCGGTGCGGCACACCTCATCGACAGCACCCAATTCCTCGACCTCGATGCTCTACCGCAGCGGATCGTGTTCATCGGCGGCGGCTTCATCTCGTTCGAGTTCGCGCACATCGCCGCCCGCGCCGGCGCGCAGTGCACGATCATCGACCACGGCCCGCGACCCCTGCGCGAGTTCGACCCCGACCTGGTGGAGTTGCTGACCTCCCGCACCGAGCAAGCCGGCATCCACGTCTACCGAAACACCAACGTCACCGCCATCGAGGCCGCCCCCGCCGGGTTCCAGATCAGCATCAACACCCACGGCACGACCACCCGTCTTGACGCGGACCTCGTCGTTCATGGAGCAGGTCGCGTCCCCGCCCTCGATGGCCTCCATTTGGACGCTGCCGGTATTGCCGGCAGCCTACGTGGAGTCACCGTCGCCGGGCACCTGCAAAGCACCACCAACCCCGCCGTCTATGCCGCAGGAGACGCCGCCGACACCGCGGGACGTCCCCTGACTCCGGTGGCCGTGTTTGAGGGGAAAGTCGCCGCGTCGAACATGCTCAAAGGAACCACCACAGCACCCGACTACACCGGGGTCCCCACGACCGTGTTCACCATCCCGGAGCTGAACCGGGTCGGCCTCCTCGAAGAAGAAGCCGCCACAAGCCACAACACCGCCGTTCGCTTCACTGACACCAGCAACTGGTACTCCACCTACCGGGTCGCCGAAACCACCGCCGCCGCGAAGATCATCATCGATACCGACACCGATCAGATCCTTGGCGCGCACCTGCTCGGCCCCGGCTACTCCGAACTGATCAACACCTTCGGCATCGCCATCAAACTGGGTCTCACCACCCGGCAACTCAAATCCACCACCGCCACCTACCCCTCCCTCGGCTCCGACCTCGGCTCCCTACTCTGA